One window of the Archangium primigenium genome contains the following:
- a CDS encoding PD-(D/E)XK nuclease family protein, protein MPPEFRRTLQVFPDAGRRQAALRATRSVEGVVRGDFFLTWEGFLDALGGARELGRRKGTPLVARTLLGALAQGLGPTPLGDFVHEPAFARAALEVVLDMKAGRLSPRDLQDALEVLPPERRERVRLLALLHHGYEQKMAELGLADREDGVRGAREALERGEWPEAWADVGALVLHGIYDVRPSTLELLLALAAACDARKVGLRVQTPVGGSPVADAALAGLFRAFENRGDVLTHVDLFKADVTFEARPLGELGRRVFSPHAPKALLAGEVEGLRVWSAGSARDEARLIARDVRRAVTEGTPPERIAVAWRDLGPEAAWVAEALGELGVPVRLPFGEPLALAGPVRLALDLPLLAEDGFPAERVAELLASRYVPALSRGAPDAPATLLSLAAVRDDRLGASRGKGAYDVRLEALARRSQPLPGQVRPREERRAHEARLLRERCLLLIESCRRIPEQGKASELLAAWWQVVRRLGLLDSEGAPEAPADEGLGALVLEARARDEAAREALATRVRELERALVKVGGGARLGRRTFGRWLQDAVRDVHLPARGPLSGAVEVLDVRELEGRTFARVFVGGVAEGRFPGREVPNALLGDSERQALNKHLGRDVFRLTGGEFEDRAPWRLTEDRLLFASALATAEESVSLSFSVAGVGGQEQAPSAFLEEVRRLTGLEWEARALPAIVPLDEVLTPAELRQRVVLETLALERLRVSEPDPARHVLHDRFQDSPWLQAAAEMKAVEIERLHFFGGTRSDAGRYTGFVGAPDLGEAIREAFRFDAERPLSASSIARFSNCGFQGFLSYGLKVPEPERPGEEFDSRGQGVFWHRVLEEFFKRLKERQLLGRGFHELPEALLDTVLDEVRAHFEQRHYVGHPALWRLARERAKNMVRRVLLDERRGLPFERLEPSGFELRFGPKNPAEGWEAVTLEVGEELIHFEGTIDRLDMAGGEVGVIDYKSGELSRSVLRGKLMDASDFQLPLYLYAARVSGHRDTRHAAWFSLRTGKAILLADVLADKRQPELTLDLDELLSTEPAVRERMAAEQKPNLANAVERLVRTVREGQFAMRPKDCSRCGYQAVCRITERRLVGEEGGHE, encoded by the coding sequence ATGCCCCCCGAGTTTCGCCGTACCCTCCAGGTCTTCCCCGATGCCGGACGCCGTCAGGCCGCGCTGCGCGCGACGCGGAGCGTCGAGGGTGTCGTGCGAGGTGACTTCTTCCTCACCTGGGAGGGCTTCCTCGACGCGCTCGGGGGCGCGCGGGAGTTGGGCCGGCGCAAGGGCACGCCGCTCGTGGCGCGCACGCTCCTGGGGGCGCTCGCGCAGGGCCTGGGGCCCACGCCGCTGGGGGACTTCGTCCACGAGCCCGCCTTCGCGCGCGCCGCGCTGGAGGTGGTGCTGGACATGAAGGCCGGGCGGCTGTCCCCGCGCGACCTGCAGGACGCGCTGGAGGTGCTGCCCCCCGAGCGCCGCGAGCGCGTGCGGCTCCTCGCCCTCTTGCACCACGGCTACGAGCAGAAGATGGCCGAGCTGGGCCTGGCCGACCGCGAGGACGGCGTCCGGGGCGCGCGCGAGGCGCTGGAGCGCGGCGAGTGGCCCGAGGCCTGGGCGGACGTGGGCGCGCTCGTGCTGCACGGCATCTACGACGTGCGGCCCTCGACGCTGGAGCTGCTGCTGGCCCTGGCGGCCGCGTGTGACGCGCGCAAGGTGGGCCTGCGCGTGCAGACCCCCGTGGGCGGCTCGCCCGTGGCGGACGCGGCCCTGGCGGGGCTCTTCCGCGCCTTCGAGAACCGGGGCGACGTGCTCACCCACGTGGACCTCTTCAAGGCGGACGTGACCTTCGAGGCGCGGCCCCTCGGGGAGCTGGGCCGCCGCGTGTTCTCGCCCCACGCGCCCAAGGCGCTGCTCGCGGGCGAGGTGGAGGGCCTGCGGGTGTGGAGCGCGGGCTCCGCGCGTGACGAGGCGCGGCTCATCGCCCGGGACGTGCGCCGCGCGGTGACCGAGGGCACGCCGCCCGAGCGCATCGCCGTGGCCTGGCGCGACCTGGGCCCCGAGGCCGCGTGGGTCGCCGAGGCCCTGGGCGAGCTGGGCGTGCCGGTGCGCCTGCCCTTCGGCGAGCCGCTCGCGCTGGCGGGGCCCGTGCGTCTGGCGCTGGATCTGCCCCTCCTGGCGGAGGATGGCTTTCCCGCCGAGCGCGTGGCGGAGCTGCTCGCCAGCCGCTACGTGCCCGCGCTCTCGCGGGGCGCGCCCGATGCGCCCGCCACCCTGCTGTCGCTCGCGGCCGTGCGGGATGACCGGCTGGGCGCCTCGCGCGGCAAGGGCGCGTATGACGTGCGGCTGGAGGCCCTCGCGCGGCGCTCGCAGCCCTTGCCCGGGCAGGTGCGTCCTCGCGAGGAGCGGCGCGCCCACGAGGCCCGGCTGTTGCGCGAGCGCTGTCTGCTCCTGATCGAGTCCTGCCGCCGCATCCCCGAGCAGGGCAAGGCCTCGGAGCTGCTCGCCGCGTGGTGGCAGGTGGTGCGGCGGCTCGGGCTGCTCGACTCGGAGGGCGCGCCGGAGGCCCCCGCGGACGAGGGCCTGGGCGCGCTCGTGCTGGAAGCCCGGGCCCGGGACGAGGCGGCGCGCGAGGCGCTGGCGACGCGGGTGCGGGAGCTGGAGCGGGCGCTCGTGAAGGTGGGAGGCGGCGCCCGTCTGGGCCGACGCACCTTCGGCCGCTGGCTCCAGGACGCGGTGCGCGACGTGCACCTGCCCGCGCGCGGGCCCCTCTCGGGCGCCGTGGAGGTGCTGGACGTGCGCGAGCTGGAGGGCCGCACCTTCGCGCGCGTGTTCGTGGGCGGCGTCGCCGAGGGCCGCTTCCCGGGCCGCGAGGTGCCCAACGCGCTCCTGGGGGACTCCGAGCGCCAGGCGCTCAACAAGCACCTGGGCCGGGACGTCTTCCGCCTCACGGGCGGCGAGTTCGAGGACCGGGCGCCGTGGCGGCTCACCGAGGACAGGCTCTTGTTCGCCAGCGCGCTGGCCACGGCCGAGGAGTCGGTGAGCCTGTCGTTCTCCGTGGCGGGCGTGGGCGGGCAGGAGCAGGCGCCCTCGGCGTTCCTCGAGGAGGTGCGTCGGCTCACGGGCCTGGAGTGGGAGGCGCGCGCGCTGCCGGCCATCGTGCCGCTCGACGAGGTGCTGACCCCGGCGGAGCTGCGCCAGCGCGTGGTGCTCGAGACGCTCGCGCTCGAGCGGCTGCGCGTGTCCGAGCCGGATCCCGCCCGACATGTGCTGCACGACCGCTTCCAGGACAGCCCCTGGCTCCAGGCCGCCGCGGAGATGAAGGCGGTGGAGATCGAGCGGCTGCACTTCTTCGGGGGCACGCGCTCGGACGCGGGCCGCTACACGGGCTTCGTCGGAGCGCCGGACCTGGGCGAGGCCATCCGCGAGGCATTCCGCTTCGACGCGGAGCGCCCCTTGTCGGCCTCGTCCATCGCCCGCTTCAGCAACTGCGGCTTCCAGGGCTTCCTCTCCTACGGCCTCAAGGTGCCCGAGCCGGAGCGGCCCGGCGAGGAGTTCGACAGCCGGGGGCAGGGCGTCTTCTGGCACCGCGTGCTGGAGGAGTTCTTCAAGCGGCTCAAGGAGCGGCAGCTGCTCGGCCGGGGCTTCCACGAGCTGCCCGAGGCCTTGCTGGACACGGTGCTCGACGAGGTGCGGGCGCACTTCGAGCAGCGGCACTACGTGGGCCATCCCGCCCTGTGGCGGCTCGCGCGCGAGCGGGCGAAGAACATGGTGCGCCGCGTGCTCCTGGACGAGCGGCGGGGCCTGCCCTTCGAGCGGCTGGAGCCCTCGGGCTTCGAGCTGCGCTTCGGGCCGAAGAATCCCGCCGAGGGCTGGGAGGCCGTGACGCTCGAGGTGGGCGAGGAGCTCATCCACTTCGAGGGCACCATCGACCGGCTGGACATGGCCGGGGGCGAGGTGGGCGTCATCGACTACAAGTCCGGGGAGCTGTCGCGCTCGGTGCTGCGCGGCAAGCTGATGGACGCCTCGGACTTCCAGCTCCCGCTCTACCTGTACGCCGCGCGCGTCAGTGGCCACCGCGACACGCGGCACGCGGCCTGGTTCTCCCTGCGCACGGGCAAGGCCATCCTCCTCGCGGACGTGCTGGCCGACAAGCGGCAGCCGGAGCTGACGCTCGACCTGGACGAGCTGTTGTCCACGGAGCCCGCCGTGCGCGAGCGCATGGCGGCCGAGCAGAAGCCCAACCTGGCCAACGCGGTGGAGCGGCTGGTGCGCACGGTGCGCGAGGGCCAGTTCGCCATGCGGCCCAAGGACTGCTCGCGCTGCGGCTATCAGGCCGTGTGCCGCATCACCGAGCGGCGGCTGGTAGGCGAGGAGGGCGGCCATGAGTGA
- a CDS encoding UvrD-helicase domain-containing protein produces MSEPFLLALEKNLALMAGAGAGKTYSLVTMTLHLLSGAREGFKPLRPSRLGMVTFTDKAAAELRARVRARLDALVHAEPKALLEPELRASLERLGLPFPTRDTWRALREELGGATVGTFHSMCGQMLRRAPPGSGLDTSFEVLDEMEARSLVLDVCERVVLDALEDTSANVRELCEELTFSGSDFTEGLVASLAGIYGKLREEGLRAAQVPLSTPEQAREAFDALVAHCLELCDEAAGLDAKGAWGALRGQLETVLRGLTVDNCFSPEGVPALEAAFLADGRKLSSQRSGAGLPMRAVYWSVFGKSDNTVMTLTDLYAGWRTAPFEVSFRALLAQVETRHAEELSRRNALDFTSLLVRTRDLLRDLPDFRRQMQERLGALMVDEFQDTNRLQLELVLLLAERREGGPRPLAPDADVVASIPLEPAFLCAVGDRKQSIYEFRGADVSVFEVLARKIEEEGGARGFLQHNRRSVPPLLGFFNQAFAGVLVPGEGGARPYEVVYVPAEDDLQPVRPAPRPAPVVERLVLEDEGLTTGELRLADAESVARRLKVMLAPGAEPLVAVRTEGEEQRPVRGGDVAMLFRTFSHLEVYRQALIRHAIPHRVLRGRGFYGAQEVLDLASLLSLLADAEDALAFAAVLRSPLVGLSDASLFRLAGPEGLSLPAVVKAGAALLESLPEGERARLERFLAALPRLREERDRLGVRALLLATLELTGYREALAGTPYAEQASANVEKLLALAGRRDERGTGGCVTFARELQRLAHEEPTEAQADLLEAGDPRAVQLLTIHRAKGLEWPVVVVPALGGKRRATTGRVLFERSHGLSLRPWLPTQISGSVDSKYRAPRFDAVKDELRRRETAEYRRLLYVALTRARDRLLLSGAEESQAKDSWWCLLDERLLADPRLRGLVEDVDVLALPEPPELDTREDAEPAVQEARVEAAWERVHEPGAPALPEVVSVEARAVQDFIACPRRYHYIHRLGLRARGVAWESPPRQSAAYVEREAWGESAPDVPDRVLALLRRVDFRLAQTPGAERRSRLEALVREVGWDAAEDGVEEALATLVRLLDTDFARRLAGARAAQVHRALPFVLPLPGPAPAALEGVVDLLWETPEGEAEVVLFQPGRRSPRGVEAHAEWLAVVQRASRELVREDTPVRVGLVFLVEDVLEPEFFSTGEDSARQAERWREAARALVATEAGGRWAGRDASVCARLACGYARQCHPG; encoded by the coding sequence ATGAGTGAGCCCTTCCTGCTGGCCCTGGAGAAGAACCTCGCGCTGATGGCGGGCGCGGGCGCGGGCAAGACGTACAGCCTGGTGACCATGACGCTGCACCTGCTCTCCGGGGCGCGCGAGGGCTTCAAGCCCCTGCGGCCCTCGCGTCTGGGCATGGTGACGTTCACCGACAAGGCCGCCGCCGAGCTGCGCGCCCGGGTGCGGGCCCGTCTGGACGCGCTCGTGCACGCCGAGCCCAAGGCCCTGCTGGAGCCGGAGCTGCGCGCGTCGCTCGAGCGGCTGGGGCTGCCGTTTCCCACCCGGGACACCTGGCGCGCGCTGCGCGAGGAGCTGGGGGGCGCCACCGTGGGCACCTTCCACTCGATGTGCGGCCAGATGCTGCGCCGGGCCCCGCCGGGCTCGGGCCTGGACACGTCCTTCGAGGTGCTCGACGAGATGGAGGCGCGCTCGCTCGTGCTGGACGTGTGCGAGCGCGTGGTGCTCGACGCCCTGGAGGACACCAGCGCGAACGTGCGCGAGCTGTGCGAGGAGCTGACCTTCTCCGGCTCGGACTTCACCGAGGGCCTGGTGGCCTCGCTCGCGGGCATCTACGGCAAGCTGCGCGAGGAAGGTCTGCGGGCCGCCCAGGTGCCGCTGTCCACGCCGGAGCAGGCGCGGGAGGCCTTCGACGCCCTCGTCGCCCACTGCCTGGAGCTGTGCGACGAGGCGGCCGGGTTGGATGCCAAGGGCGCGTGGGGCGCGCTGCGCGGGCAGCTGGAGACGGTGCTCCGGGGCCTCACGGTGGACAACTGCTTCTCGCCCGAGGGCGTGCCCGCGCTGGAGGCGGCCTTCCTGGCCGATGGCCGCAAGCTGTCGTCCCAGCGCAGCGGGGCGGGGCTGCCGATGCGCGCGGTGTACTGGTCGGTCTTCGGCAAGAGCGACAACACGGTGATGACGCTGACGGACCTGTACGCCGGCTGGCGCACCGCTCCGTTCGAGGTGTCGTTCCGTGCCTTGCTCGCCCAGGTGGAGACGCGCCACGCCGAGGAGCTGTCGCGGCGCAACGCCCTGGACTTCACCTCGTTGCTGGTGCGCACGCGCGACCTCTTGCGTGACCTGCCGGACTTCCGGCGGCAGATGCAGGAGCGCCTGGGCGCGCTCATGGTGGACGAGTTCCAGGACACCAACCGCCTGCAGCTGGAGCTGGTGCTGCTCCTGGCCGAGCGGCGCGAGGGCGGCCCCCGGCCCCTGGCGCCGGACGCGGACGTGGTGGCGTCGATTCCCCTGGAGCCCGCCTTCCTGTGCGCGGTGGGAGACCGCAAGCAGTCCATCTACGAGTTCCGTGGCGCGGACGTGTCCGTCTTCGAGGTGCTGGCGCGGAAGATCGAGGAGGAGGGTGGGGCGCGCGGCTTCCTCCAGCACAACCGGCGCTCGGTGCCGCCCCTGCTCGGCTTCTTCAACCAGGCCTTCGCGGGCGTGCTGGTGCCGGGGGAGGGCGGGGCGCGGCCCTACGAGGTGGTGTACGTGCCCGCGGAGGATGACCTCCAGCCGGTGCGTCCGGCGCCGCGGCCCGCCCCGGTGGTGGAGCGCCTGGTGCTGGAGGACGAGGGCCTGACCACGGGCGAGCTGCGGCTGGCGGACGCGGAGTCGGTGGCGCGGCGGCTCAAGGTGATGCTGGCGCCGGGCGCCGAGCCGCTCGTGGCGGTGCGCACCGAAGGCGAGGAGCAGCGCCCCGTGCGTGGCGGTGACGTGGCGATGCTCTTTCGCACCTTCAGCCATCTGGAGGTGTACCGCCAGGCGCTCATCCGCCACGCCATTCCCCACCGGGTGCTGCGCGGGCGGGGCTTCTATGGCGCCCAGGAGGTGCTGGACCTGGCCTCGCTCCTGTCCCTGCTGGCGGATGCCGAGGACGCGCTCGCCTTCGCCGCGGTGCTGCGCTCGCCGCTGGTGGGCCTGTCGGACGCCTCGCTCTTCCGGCTCGCCGGTCCCGAGGGCCTGTCGCTCCCCGCCGTGGTGAAGGCGGGCGCCGCGCTCCTGGAGTCCCTGCCCGAGGGCGAGCGCGCCCGGCTCGAGCGCTTCCTCGCGGCGCTGCCCCGGCTGCGCGAGGAGCGTGACCGGCTCGGGGTGCGCGCGCTGCTGCTGGCCACGCTGGAGCTCACGGGCTACCGCGAGGCCCTGGCGGGCACGCCCTACGCGGAGCAGGCGAGCGCCAACGTGGAGAAGCTGCTGGCGCTGGCGGGCCGCCGCGACGAGCGGGGCACCGGCGGCTGTGTGACGTTCGCGCGCGAGCTGCAACGGCTGGCGCACGAGGAGCCCACCGAGGCCCAGGCGGACCTGCTGGAGGCGGGTGACCCGCGCGCGGTGCAACTGCTCACCATCCACCGCGCCAAGGGCCTGGAGTGGCCCGTGGTGGTGGTGCCCGCGCTCGGGGGAAAGCGGCGCGCCACGACGGGACGGGTGCTCTTCGAGCGCTCGCACGGGCTGAGCCTGCGCCCCTGGCTGCCCACGCAAATCAGCGGCAGCGTGGACAGCAAGTACCGCGCGCCCCGCTTCGACGCCGTGAAGGACGAACTGCGACGGCGCGAGACCGCGGAGTACCGCCGCCTGCTGTACGTCGCGCTCACCCGCGCGAGGGACCGACTGCTGCTCTCCGGCGCCGAGGAGTCCCAGGCCAAGGACTCCTGGTGGTGTCTGCTCGACGAACGGCTGCTCGCGGACCCGCGGCTGCGGGGCCTGGTGGAGGACGTGGATGTCCTCGCCCTGCCCGAGCCGCCGGAGTTGGACACGCGCGAGGACGCGGAGCCAGCGGTGCAGGAGGCCCGGGTGGAGGCCGCGTGGGAGCGGGTGCACGAGCCGGGCGCGCCCGCCCTGCCCGAGGTCGTCAGCGTGGAGGCGCGCGCGGTGCAGGACTTCATCGCCTGTCCGCGCCGCTATCATTATATCCACCGGCTGGGCCTGCGCGCCCGCGGGGTGGCGTGGGAGTCCCCACCGCGTCAGTCCGCGGCCTACGTCGAGCGCGAGGCCTGGGGCGAGTCGGCGCCGGACGTCCCGGACCGGGTGCTGGCGCTGCTGCGGCGGGTGGACTTCCGGCTCGCGCAGACGCCCGGGGCCGAGCGGCGCTCGCGCCTGGAGGCGCTCGTGCGCGAGGTGGGCTGGGACGCGGCGGAGGACGGCGTGGAGGAGGCGCTCGCCACGCTCGTGCGCTTGCTGGACACGGACTTCGCCCGGCGGCTGGCCGGAGCGCGCGCGGCCCAGGTGCACCGCGCGCTGCCCTTCGTGCTGCCCCTGCCGGGCCCAGCGCCCGCGGCGCTCGAGGGCGTGGTGGACCTGCTCTGGGAGACGCCCGAGGGCGAGGCCGAGGTGGTGCTCTTCCAGCCGGGCCGGCGCTCGCCCCGGGGCGTCGAGGCCCACGCGGAATGGCTGGCCGTGGTCCAGCGGGCGTCACGCGAACTGGTGCGCGAGGACACGCCTGTCCGTGTGGGGCTCGTCTTCCTGGTCGAGGACGTGCTGGAGCCGGAGTTCTTCTCGACGGGTGAGGATTCCGCGCGCCAGGCCGAGCGGTGGCGCGAGGCGGCGCGGGCCCTGGTGGCCACCGAGGCGGGAGGCCGCTGGGCGGGGCGGGACGCGAGTGTCTGTGCCCGCCTGGCGTGCGGTTATGCGCGGCAATGTCACCCGGGTTGA
- a CDS encoding adenylosuccinate synthase — MPNVVVIGAQWGDEGKGKVVDLLTEHAQVVVRFQGGNNAGHTLVVGGQKTVLHLIPSGILHQGKTCVIGNGVVLDPAVLVKEIDALKERGFLKEDSQLLISDNAHVIFPWHKRLDSYREKARGEGAIGTTGRGIGPAYEDKVARRGIRVRDLLNADRLRKRIDERLPGVRDELRELCANGETPPELDAARVHQDFAALGERLKPYVSDVSLYLAGQVQRGARILFEGAQGTLLDVDHGTYPFVTSSNCVAGNAAVGSGLGPTAIDRVMGISKAYTTRVGGGPFPTELTDDVGERLRKVGDEFGATTGRPRRCGWLDGVVLRYAVRVNGLYGLALTKLDVLSGLKTLQICNAYELDGRRITELPGDYEDLARVKPLYETLPGWDDKLAGVRTFDELPENAKRYVRRVEEISGVPVTCISVGADRGETVLLQNPFRG; from the coding sequence ATGCCCAATGTCGTCGTCATCGGAGCGCAGTGGGGAGATGAGGGGAAGGGCAAGGTCGTGGACCTGCTCACGGAGCACGCCCAGGTCGTGGTGCGCTTCCAGGGAGGCAACAACGCCGGCCATACGCTGGTGGTGGGGGGCCAGAAGACGGTGCTCCACCTGATTCCCTCCGGCATCCTCCATCAGGGCAAGACGTGCGTCATTGGCAACGGCGTGGTGTTGGACCCCGCCGTGCTGGTCAAGGAGATCGACGCCCTCAAGGAGCGCGGCTTCCTCAAGGAGGACAGCCAGCTGCTCATCTCCGACAACGCCCACGTCATCTTCCCCTGGCACAAGCGCCTGGACTCCTACCGGGAGAAGGCCCGGGGCGAGGGCGCCATCGGCACGACGGGCCGCGGCATCGGTCCGGCCTACGAGGACAAGGTGGCGCGCCGGGGCATCCGCGTGCGGGACCTGCTCAACGCGGACCGGCTGCGCAAGCGCATCGACGAGCGGCTGCCGGGCGTGCGCGACGAGCTGCGCGAGCTGTGCGCCAACGGCGAGACGCCGCCGGAGCTGGACGCGGCGCGGGTGCACCAGGACTTCGCGGCGCTGGGCGAGCGGCTCAAACCCTACGTGAGCGACGTGTCGCTCTACCTCGCCGGCCAGGTGCAGCGCGGCGCGCGCATCCTCTTCGAGGGCGCGCAGGGCACGCTGCTGGACGTGGACCACGGCACCTATCCGTTCGTCACCAGCTCCAACTGCGTGGCGGGCAACGCCGCGGTGGGCTCGGGCCTGGGCCCCACGGCGATCGACCGGGTGATGGGCATCAGCAAGGCCTACACCACGCGCGTGGGCGGCGGTCCCTTCCCCACGGAGCTCACGGACGACGTGGGCGAGCGGCTGCGCAAGGTGGGCGACGAATTCGGCGCCACCACGGGCCGTCCGCGCCGCTGCGGCTGGCTGGATGGCGTGGTGCTGCGCTACGCGGTGCGCGTCAACGGCCTGTACGGCCTGGCGCTCACCAAGCTGGACGTGCTCTCCGGCCTCAAGACGCTGCAGATCTGCAACGCCTACGAGCTGGACGGCCGCCGCATCACCGAGCTGCCCGGGGACTACGAGGACCTGGCGCGCGTCAAGCCGCTCTACGAGACCCTCCCGGGCTGGGACGACAAGCTCGCCGGGGTGCGCACCTTCGACGAGCTGCCCGAGAACGCCAAGCGCTACGTGCGCCGCGTGGAGGAGATCAGCGGCGTGCCCGTCACCTGCATCTCCGTGGGCGCGGACCGCGGCGAGACGGTGCTCCTGCAAAACCCCTTCCGGGGCTGA
- a CDS encoding PH domain-containing protein yields the protein MGAATLLWLGVLLFLLRYDGVPVQTFLSALFFVLFFAVSVTYYGRTRIVVDANGLTYRGMVRTRRFTFDDIRKVDVLPGPLTVYAVRGSRGLMHFTSLFTHHQRLARLLVERAGLTPQRA from the coding sequence ATGGGCGCCGCGACGTTGCTCTGGCTGGGGGTGTTGCTCTTCCTCTTGCGCTACGACGGCGTGCCCGTCCAGACGTTCCTGTCGGCGCTCTTCTTCGTCCTCTTCTTCGCGGTGTCGGTCACCTACTACGGCCGCACGCGCATCGTGGTGGACGCCAATGGCCTCACGTACCGGGGCATGGTGCGCACCCGCCGCTTCACCTTCGACGACATCCGCAAGGTGGACGTGCTGCCCGGCCCGCTGACGGTCTACGCGGTGCGCGGCAGCCGGGGCCTCATGCACTTCACCAGCCTGTTCACGCACCACCAGCGTCTGGCGCGCCTGCTCGTGGAGCGCGCGGGGCTGACTCCCCAGCGCGCCTGA
- a CDS encoding FHA domain-containing protein, protein MHFEFEHLGTPTSFELAEGEHLLGGGADDQVRLEGLPPGWLTLRIQDGRLMVEARRSFTVEGVPVPPGVPRLVSPGEVVGLGEGMHLRLPSAGREQARQVGTVAVLKHLLVDLDAPLSSRAATLQCLTGAEVGRTFALAEAVTVVGRGWEAAVRLRDRAVSRRHACIRAEADGFVVEDEDSPNGVFVNGQRVDAPRVLRQGDVLEVGRTLLRFQAAVEDQAPLPEASPPEEPAPVPLPPPAKSRAWEPWVLGLGIALSLMGGAATWALTR, encoded by the coding sequence ATGCACTTCGAATTCGAGCACCTGGGCACACCGACCTCCTTCGAGCTCGCCGAGGGGGAGCACCTGTTGGGCGGAGGCGCGGACGACCAGGTCCGCCTGGAGGGCCTGCCCCCCGGCTGGCTCACCCTGCGCATTCAAGACGGGCGGCTGATGGTGGAGGCCCGGCGGTCCTTCACGGTGGAGGGGGTGCCCGTCCCCCCGGGTGTCCCGCGCCTGGTGTCGCCCGGTGAGGTGGTGGGGCTGGGCGAGGGCATGCACCTGCGCCTCCCCTCCGCGGGGAGGGAGCAGGCGCGGCAGGTGGGCACCGTGGCCGTGCTCAAGCACCTGCTGGTGGACCTGGACGCGCCCCTGAGTTCCCGGGCGGCGACCCTCCAGTGCCTCACGGGCGCGGAGGTGGGGCGGACCTTCGCCCTCGCCGAGGCCGTGACGGTGGTGGGCCGGGGCTGGGAGGCGGCGGTGCGGCTGAGGGATCGGGCCGTCTCGCGCCGCCACGCGTGCATCCGCGCCGAGGCGGACGGCTTCGTGGTGGAGGACGAGGACAGCCCCAATGGGGTCTTCGTCAACGGCCAGCGCGTGGACGCGCCCCGGGTGCTCCGGCAGGGCGACGTGCTCGAGGTGGGCCGGACCCTGCTGCGCTTCCAGGCCGCCGTGGAAGACCAGGCGCCGCTCCCCGAGGCATCGCCTCCGGAGGAGCCCGCCCCCGTCCCCCTGCCCCCTCCCGCCAAGTCGAGGGCGTGGGAGCCCTGGGTGCTGGGGCTCGGAATCGCCTTGTCCCTGATGGGCGGGGCGGCGACGTGGGCCCTGACGCGGTGA
- a CDS encoding carbohydrate-binding family 9-like protein, protein MRSVLRPSPLLLSALVLLASACRDEQAGPRPRTPALPPPTQVRFLDAAPADLTWRAGTTFAHGTVRYLGTRVSPRGAAPGQPVQLSHYFEALQPPPQGWEFFVHVVDPSTGQMLVNADHGFAGGLAPLGSWPVGKVVEDVHTLTLPATPGRVVLGFWKGDERLGVDDPKVHAGDNRMWGPELGGSLPPPPEYIVHRAARPPVIDGALDDAAWKAATPVVLRGSFDGRPVALRTEARLTYDDQHLYVAFDVEDPDVWGTLREKDQPLYTQEVVEVFLDANADGRTYNELQVSPHNVHFDAYFPARRQGMDLGWDSGMRSAVKVRGTLDDPSDRDEGWRVELQIPFARLAEVPHVPPQKGERWRFNLYRLEHPGRRGEEGQSFAPLFVGDFHALPRFGWLVFD, encoded by the coding sequence ATGCGCTCCGTCCTCCGCCCCTCGCCGCTGCTCCTCTCCGCGCTCGTGCTCCTGGCCTCGGCCTGCCGGGATGAACAGGCGGGCCCCCGTCCCCGCACGCCGGCCCTGCCGCCCCCCACCCAGGTGCGCTTCCTGGACGCGGCGCCCGCGGACCTCACCTGGCGCGCGGGCACCACCTTCGCCCACGGCACGGTGCGCTACCTCGGCACCCGCGTCTCCCCGCGCGGCGCCGCCCCGGGCCAGCCCGTGCAGCTCTCCCACTACTTCGAGGCCCTCCAGCCTCCGCCCCAGGGCTGGGAGTTCTTCGTGCACGTGGTGGACCCCTCCACCGGGCAGATGCTGGTCAACGCGGACCATGGCTTCGCGGGGGGCCTGGCGCCCCTGGGCTCCTGGCCCGTGGGCAAGGTGGTGGAGGACGTGCACACCCTCACCCTGCCGGCCACGCCGGGCCGGGTGGTGCTCGGCTTCTGGAAGGGCGACGAGCGGCTGGGCGTGGACGATCCCAAGGTGCACGCGGGGGACAACCGGATGTGGGGCCCGGAGCTGGGAGGGAGTCTCCCGCCGCCCCCCGAGTACATCGTCCACCGCGCCGCCCGGCCGCCGGTGATCGACGGCGCGCTCGATGACGCGGCCTGGAAGGCGGCCACGCCCGTGGTGCTGCGCGGCAGCTTCGATGGCCGGCCCGTGGCGCTGCGCACCGAGGCCCGGCTCACCTACGACGATCAGCACCTCTACGTGGCCTTCGACGTGGAGGACCCCGACGTCTGGGGCACCTTGCGCGAGAAGGACCAGCCGCTCTACACGCAGGAGGTGGTGGAGGTCTTCCTCGACGCCAACGCGGACGGCCGCACGTACAACGAGCTGCAGGTGTCCCCGCACAACGTGCACTTCGACGCCTACTTCCCGGCGCGTCGGCAGGGCATGGACCTGGGCTGGGACTCGGGCATGCGCAGCGCGGTGAAGGTGCGCGGCACGCTGGACGACCCCTCCGACCGGGACGAGGGCTGGCGGGTGGAGCTCCAGATTCCCTTCGCCCGCCTCGCCGAGGTGCCCCACGTCCCGCCCCAGAAGGGCGAGCGCTGGCGCTTCAACCTCTACCGGCTGGAGCACCCGGGCAGGCGAGGAGAGGAGGGCCAGTCCTTCGCCCCGCTCTTCGTGGGGGACTTCCACGCCCTGCCGCGCTTTGGCTGGCTGGTGTTCGACTGA